One Fusarium poae strain DAOMC 252244 chromosome 4, whole genome shotgun sequence DNA window includes the following coding sequences:
- a CDS encoding hypothetical protein (CAZy:GH76) yields MYINWAGLFTRGSTFVSSVRPEARSVSTYTEKAVSAIQAMNDEFYNSATGTWDNAWWSSANVVTTLADFVTLELEEANKLNIGGILATTYTNAQKTTVHTMKTMTDGVVTSAYCLDSDSGCMMKRSFLGKRGFDNFLNEFYDDEGWWALAWIRASDATGDQQYLEAAIDIFNDMQTGTGTKCGGIRWKKEGEEGSGYVNAIANELYLMTAASLARRVPNNGTYLEIAKKQWNWFQDSGMINKDGLINDGLNDDCKNNGLQTWSYNQGVVLGGLVELALATGDDNYTKKAHKIAHAAIEQLSNSDGILIETDDCEHKDGHCGADGQQFKGIFVRNLRYLHTVSPKALYRRFITKNAISIWRNARSDDNLLGVAWAGPYVRATGPSHSSALDAIVAAIAVS; encoded by the exons ATGTATATCAACTGGGCTGGACTCTTTACCCGAGGGTCGACATTCGTCAGTTCAGTTCGACCCGAAGCTCGCAGCGTTTCGACATATACCGAAAAGGCTGTTTCCGCCATCCAAGCAATGAACGATGAGTTCTACAACTCTGCTACCGGTACATGGGATAATGCCTGGTGGTCCAGCGCCAAC GTGGTCACCACTCTCGCTGATTTCGTAACTCTAGAACTCGAGGAGGCCAACAAGCTAAACATTGGAGGCATTCTTGCTACAACATACACAAACGCTCAAAAGACAACCGTTCACACCATGAAGACAATGACAGATGGTGTCGTCACCTCCGCCTACTGTCTAGACTCAGACTCTGGCTGTATGATGAAACGTTCTTTTCTCGGAAAACGTGGCTTTGATAACTTCCTCAACGAGTTCTACGATGATGAAGGATGGTGGGCTCTGGCATGGATCAGAGCGTCCGACGCTACTGGAGATCAGCAGTACCTCGAAGCTGCCATCGATATCTTCAACGACATGCAGACCGGCACTGGAACAAAATGTGGTGGCATCCGGTGGAAGAAggaaggcgaagaaggtTCAGGCTATGTGAATGCCATCGCCAACGAGCTCTACCTGATGACGGCTGCTTCTCTGGCACGACGCGTCCCCAACAATGGCACATACCTCGAGATCGCCAAGAAGCAATGGAACTGGTTCCAGGATAGTGGCATGATCAACAAGGATGGACTGATCAACGATGGACTTAACGACGACTGCAAGAACAACGGTCTGCAAACCTGGTCCTACAACCAAGGCGTTGTCTTGGGCGGTCTTGTCGAGCTTGCTCTCGCAACAGGCGACGATAACTACACAAAAAAGGCCCACAAGATTGCACACGCAGCTATCGAGCAACTCTCCAACTCTGACGGCATCCTGATCGAGACGGATGACTGTGAGCACAAGGATGGTCACTGTGGCGCTGATGGACAACAGTTCAAGGGTATCTTTGTCAGAAACTTACGATACCTGCACACCGTCTCACCCAAAGCACTTTACCGTCGGTTCATCACCAAAAACGCCATCTCGATCTGGAGGAACGCCCGCAGCGACGATAACTTGTTGGGAGTCGCTTGGGCCGGGCCATATGTCCGCGCCACTGGTCCCTCGCACAGCAGTGCCTTGGATGCTATCGTGGCAGCCATTGCTGTTTCTTAG
- a CDS encoding hypothetical protein (BUSCO:29321at5125), whose translation MAEPATSPAPAAENKQAHVRPTKPDEEVFKKELAKAEKEHKASMDRLAAVKAKIDIAMPNKNKDQPNPTQQRRQELIAQANEIRQKQAGGKNARTGKLDQIKRLDEQVRSRIAEQKTAKAKVPYKSLEEVDRQIATLDKQVNSGTMKLVDEKKALSDISSLRKMRKNFGQFEDSQKQIDDLRAKIKEIKDSMDDPEQRALSDQYNKIQAEIDTIKAEQDEAYKSLSTLRDERTKLQAEQQEKYTAIRKLKDDYYGQKKAYQAYDREAREARREKQRAEQERYHQERKKAEAERRLGDASDPAYLDEIRRANSLLQFLDPNHKVEKGPLMADTGLGAQAQRSVDESGLKGTKLLRKEDREEEYAPAVKKGKKGKKAGAGASSNKFSVPPAVVEDCAAMGIDPPMSSADIPAVAEKVRAKLDFWKNDQEAQTQRNIEKAKKEIAELEAAEANGDKVEQATSDLKETSIADKQES comes from the exons ATGGCCGAACCCGCAACTTCTCCTGCCCCTGCGGCAGAAAACAAGCAGGCTCATGTCCGTCCTACTAAGCCTGATGAGGAGGTCTTTAAGAAGGAGCTCGCAAAGGCTGAGAAGGAGCACAAGGCTTCAATGGACCGTCTG GCTGCTGTGAAAGCTAAGATTGATATTGCTATGCCCAACAAGAATAAAGACCAGCCAAACCCTACCCAGCAGCGACGACAAGAGCTCATTGCTCAGGCCAACGAGATTCGACAGAAGCAGGCCGGCGGAAAGAACGCCCGCACTGGAAAGCTCGATCAGATCAAGCGCCTTGATGAGCAGGTCCGCAGCCGAATTGCCGAGCAGAAGACAGCAAAGGCCAAGGTCCCCTACAAGAGCCTCGAGGAAGTCGACCGCCAGATTGCTACCCTTGACAAGCAGGTCAACTCCGGTACCATGAAGCTCGtcgacgagaagaaggctctTTCAGACATCTCCAGCCTCCGCAAGATGCGCAAGAACTTCGGCCAGTTCGAGGATTCTCAGAAGCAGATTGATGACCTCCGTGCCAAGATCAAAGAGATCAAGGACAGCATGGACGATCCCGAGCAGCGTGCCCTTTCTGATCAGTACAACAAGATCCAGGCCGAGATTGATACTATCAAGGCTGAGCAAGACGAGGCCTACAAGAGCCTCTCCACCCTTCGTGACGAGCGAACCAAGCTGCAAGCTGAGCAGCAGGAGAAGTACACTGCTATCCGCAAGTTGAAAGATGACTATTACGGACAGAAGAAGGCTTACCAGGCCTACGACCGTGAGGCTCGTGAGGCTCGCCGTGAAAAGCAAAGGGCAGAGCAAGAGCGTTACCACCAGGAGCGTAAGAAGGCCGAGGCCGAGCGCCGCCTGGGCGATGCTAGTGACCCTGCGTACCTGGATGAAATCCGCCGTGCCAACAGCCTGCTCCAATTCCTCGACCCTAACCACAAGGTCGAGAAGGGCCCTCTCATGGCCGATACTGGTCTCGGTGCTCAGGCCCAGCGAAGTGTTGATGAGTCTGGCCTCAAGGGTACTAAGCTCCTTCGCAAGGAGGACCGTGAGGAGGAGTACGCCCCCGCTGTCAAGAAGGGtaagaagggcaagaaggccGGTGCCGGTGCCTCATCCAACAAGTTCAGCGTCCCCCCTGCCGTCGTCGAGGACTGTGCTGCCATGGGCATTGACCCCCCTATGAGCTCCGCCGATATCCCTGCTGTTGCCGAGAAGGTCCGAGCCAAGCTTGACTTCTGGAAGAACGACCAAGAGGCCCAGACCCAACGC AACatcgagaaggccaagaaggagatTGCCGAGCTTGAGGCCGCTGAGGCTAATGGCGACAAGGTCGAGCAGGCTACCTCTGATTTGAAGGAGACTTCTATTGCTGATAAGCAGGAGTCGTAA
- a CDS encoding hypothetical protein (BUSCO:58983at5125), producing MSRTIAQRRTHTAPAKQVLALLPRAGVRQANQTIFQPGVVISYRHGLQSTLTRLVPLSHTKMFSRKYSYPGKSVIRMDPDCAICHAPANMACECEAKGLDVAVKQAEDRMMRSIYTEIRSWVRGHAQDYILEYFRLLTDQRKTAHAAHMDRITAHAYHYYHAPPHPTQVAEAQASLKRGIDEDWQASVQRYPEVLEYFFGLVELTLPAEDEPAVKEPPLGSLSNLRKVNRRNSNNPPGSAGTVVPPGYRGDPGQMHQEPPPMPMPRADRRTPGPGMRRPPNFGAPPPMPGGYNYPPPPPPY from the exons ATGAGCCGCACCATCGCCCAACGACG GACACATACGGCTCCAGCGAAACAGGTGCTTGCTCTCCTTCCCCGAGCTGGTGTTCGACAGGCAAACCAGACCATTTTCCAACCCGGTGTCGTTATCTCTTACCGCCACGGTCTTCAATCGACTTTGACACGGCTCGTGCCTTTAAGTCACA CTAAGATGTTTTCCAGGAAATACTCATATCCTGGCAAGTCTGTCATCAGGATGGATCCTGACTGTGCGATATGCCATGCCCCGGCCAATATGGCATGTGAGTGTGAGGCTAAGGGTCTTGACGTTGCTGTCAAACAAGCCGAGGACCGTATGATGCGGTCGATATATACTGAAATACG TTCCTGGGTTCGAGGCCATGCGCAAGACTACATACTTGAATATTTCCGCCTCCTCACCGATCAACGAAAGACTGCCCATGCTGCGCATATGGATCGAATCACTGCCCACGCTTACCATTATTATCATGCCCCGCCTCATCCGACGCAAGTGGCCGAAGCGCAAGCCTCATTGAAACGTGGCATTGACGAAGATTGGCAGGCGAGCGTACAACGCTACCCCGAAGTACTTGAATATTTCTTTGGACTTGTTGAGCTTACACTGCCGGCGGAGGATGAGCCGGCGGTTAAAGAACCGCCACTAGGATCGTTATCCAATTTACGAAAAGTAAACCGCCGAAACAGCAATAACCCTCCCGGCTCCGCTGGCACAGTCGTACCCCCAGGATACCGTGGCGACCCAGGCCAGATGCACCAGGAGCCTCCACCGATGCCTATGCCTCGAGCCGACCGTCGAACTCCCGGCCCTGGAATGAGACGACCCCCCAACTTTGGAGCGCCGCCGCCAATGCCTGGTGGTTACAACTATCccccccctcctcctccataCTAG
- a CDS encoding hypothetical protein (BUSCO:44171at5125): MDVDHVPTDAKSKEVVRLWRAWRTVHEMVADREYELAEEEVKISLDRFRDEYCNPDGSINRNKLSFSARPSTSMIRKFTPPATAANPDPVADCGPIWIEFVADKTFGVNQIRAFAAYVIDNHYKTGIMVTHVPLSPTARKSLASVESMAKIECFLEDDLLVNITHHELVPKHVLLSREEKIALLKRYRLKETQLPRILQKDPVARYLGLKRGHVVKIIRNSETAGRYASYRLCV, from the exons ATGGATGTCGATCACGTTCCAACAGACGCCAAGTCAAAGGAGGTTGTCCGGCTTTGGCGGGCCTGGAGGACCGTCCATGAGATGGTCGCGGATCGA GAATACGAGCTCGCTGAGGAGGAAGTCAAGATCTCTCTCGACCGCTTCCGCGACGAGTACTGCAACCCCGACGGTTCTATCAA CCGCAACAAACTCTCATTCTCGGCGCGTCCTAGCACATCCATGATCCGCAAATTCACTCCTCCCGCGACAGCAGCCAACCCCGACCCTGTTGCCGACTGTGGCCCTATCTGGATCGAGTTCGTTGCCGACAAGACCTTCGGTGTCAATCAGATCCGAGCGTTCGCCGCATACGTGATTGACAACCACTACAAGACCGGCATCATGGTGACTCACGTCCCTCTTTCTCCTACCGCCCGCAAGTCGCTCGCCAGTGTCGAATCGATGGCAAAAATCGAATGCTTCCTTGAGGACGATTTGCTCGTTAACATCACCCACCATGAGCTTGTTCCCAAGCATGTTCTCCTATCCCGTGAGGAGAAGATTGCTCTTCTCAAGCGCTACCGTCTGAAGGAGACCCAGCTCCCTCGTATTTTGCAAAAGGACCCTGTCGCTCGCTATCTGGGCCTGAAGCGAGGTCATGTTGTCAAGATCATCCGAAACAGTGAAACAGCTGGTCGATATGCTAGTTACCGATTGTGTGTATAG
- a CDS encoding hypothetical protein (BUSCO:3303at5125) codes for MDAPEADVDIKLQKVSADLLEDFDRSLPHLLWKPDGHGGTVVRSRVRAKEIFRLTNSILDQFQELPQLLDPYLPKWIPLLAEVFLKHLQTRHRGKTLSSRSKLLVSVEFAICKILYTFCKIRGEKVIVRFLNVEAKYLELLLIAIEESEQASVDDATLGKWSWEERYVVLLWLSHLLLAPFDLSTISSVDLQDMTAPDIPGMVWPENLPAITVRMIPLAIKYLSTPGKERDAAKALLVRMAIRRDMQQLGVLKSLIDWSLASLRPRKDQPLQTTYFCLGVLSFLAGVLRASSDTSDMNPYLSTIFYAIHAISVGKDELSKTIISFALARKMILKVIRSVVVLRLRQPQDAASTELTETAIGYLLESVSDNDTPVRLAASKSLSIITLKLNPDMASQVVEVVLESLNRNVLWTRPAGGKPVRDLSAVDNLEWHGLMLTLSHLLYRRSPPTEQLSDIIHALLLGLSFEQRSMSGGSIGTNVRDAACFGIWALARRYTSDELRAVPTHSVFAAKAHPDTSSIIQVLGTELVVTASLDSAGNIRRGASAALQELIGRHPDTVEQGIWVVQTVDYHSVARRSRAIEEVAVNATRLSSQYGEAIITTLLGWRGIGDLDAGSRRVTGAAFGVLTYELSDSKAGDPLARFKTTVQLLTERLESLQPRQVEERHGLLLCFAAVLDKFPALLQTDTAHDNSSLIDEILSTLSDLLENLQSTAYRKPELLAEAASRLVVSSLPILQTAVLGAKPQLAPRPGQELVQPDNKAEYTSLVPELDSCNKDRSATVIRLVSALRAIVPTWLNRSEQETIEPIASASLVLLLFSSPTERKSLISEWAGIVERRPTSRTAVHGNGYFSALTIAQPLVDSSEDLACQALLERWAWDAEIDTRVAILQSLTRSSILHKKPLTFLQLIAGGLNDYTTNARGDVGSHVRVQALRAVRVLWDQLDEVAVESEWAEASVRALFFSTLRLSAEKLDRVRPEAQAALALILEKSHTKTFLELTFSSKAYFHSLLSLHGGACLQPLLHKVAKEDTGQWMVELMAGFVGSADTGNEDLIIASRAALCGFCEASNENLDLVCHSLLQNLKTRQGQDRVVVPTLEVVAFLFHVQLFQKSTVDLRSLCLQTQKAGYKTGNVRKLEACIKVYVGAASMLGQRGAEPGALEARKRLGALLHHPWPKIRTMVVDGVWGVLGEQKEAADKLTGVDWGQAGKSQIKTTVEELGLC; via the exons ATGGACGCCCCAGAAGCAGATGTCGATATCAAACTACAGAAGGTCTCGGCAGATCTTTTAGAGGACTTTGACCGCTCTCTGCCCCATCTCCTATGGAAACCTGATGGTCACGGAGGCACAGTAGTCCGCTCAAGGGTGCGCGCAAAGGAGATATTCCGACTGACCAACTCT ATTCTGGACCAATTTCAAGAACTCCCTCAGCTACTGGACCCCTACCTCCCAAAATGGATTCCCCTCCTGGCCGAGGTGTTTCTGAAGCATCTACAAACTCGCCATCGTGGAAAAACGCTCTCATCTCGTTCCAAACTCTTGGTCTCTGTTGAGTTTGCCATATGCAAGATTTTATACACTTTTTGCAAGATCCGCGGCGAAAAAGTCATCGTGCGCTTTCTCAACGTCGAGGCAAAGTATCTAGAGTTGCTGCTTATTGCCATTGAAGAGTCCGAACAAGCCTCTGTCGATGATGCTACTCTTGGAAAATGGTCGTGGGAGGAGCGCTATGTTGTTCTTCTGTGGCTCTCACATCTCCTACTGGCCCCCTTTGACCTCTCTACCATCTCATCCGTTGATCTACAAGACATGACAGCACCAGATATTCCGGGCATGGTTTGGCCTGAGAACCTCCCTGCCATTACTGTGCGCATGATTCCACTTGCTATCAAGTATCTCAGTACTCCTGGGAAAGAGCGAGATGCAGCAAAGGCTCTCCTAGTAAGAATGGCGATTCGACGTGACATGCAACAACTCGGTGTGCTCAAGAGCCTCATCGACTGGTCTCTTGCATCGCTTCGTCCGCGCAAGGATCAACCTCTTCAAACGACGTATTTCTGTCTTGGAGTATTGTCCTTCCTCGCTGGTGTCTTGCGGGCATCGTCAGACACGTCAGACATGAACCCTTACCTTTCCACTATCTTTTATGCCATACACGCAATTTCTGTTGGCAAGGATGAGCTCTCAAAGACCATCATCTCCTTTGCTCTTGCCAGGAAAATGATTCTCAAGGTTATTCGATCTGTGGTCGTGTTGCGTCTTCGCCAACCCCAGGATGCAGCTAGCACTGAACTTACCGAGACCGCTATTGGATATTTGCTTGAATCGGTTTCCGACAACGATACGCCTGTACGACTGGCTGCCAGTAAGTCTCTGAGCATTATCACACTGAAATTGAACCCCGACATGGCCTCACAAGTTGTCGAAGTTGTGCTGGAATCACTTAACCGAAATGTTCTTTGGACGAGACCGGCTGGAGGCAAACCAGTTAGAGATTTGTCCGCTGTGGATAATCTCGAGTGGCACGGCCTGATGCTTACACTCTCACATCTATTGTATCGGCGATCTCCGCCAACTGAGCAGCTGTCCGATATTATCCATGCCCTCCTTTTGGGTTTGTCATTTGAGCAAAGAAGCATGTCTGGAGGAAGCATTGGGACTAACGTGCGTGACGCTGCTTGTTTCGGCATCTGGGCTTTGGCGCGCCGATATACGAGTGACGAGCTTCGTGCAGTTCCCACACACTCTGTCTTTGCAGCAAAGGCTCACCCAGATACGAGTTCCATCATCCAAGTTCTGGGAACAGAACTCGTTGTGACCGCTTCACTAGATTCCGCTGGAAATATTAGACGCGGTGCATCGGCGGCTTTGCAAGAACTCATTGGGCGGCATCCCGATACCGTCGAACAAGGTATTTGGGTGGTACAGACGGTCGACTACCACTCTGTCGCCCGACGTTCCAGAGCGATCGAAGAGGTAGCCGTTAACGCGACCAGGTTATCGAGTCAGTACGGCGAAGCCATCATTACTACTCTCCTTGGCTGGAGGGGTATCGGTGATCTTGATGCTGGTTCAAGACGTGTTACAGGTGCTGCTTTTGGCGTTCTTACCTACGAGCTTTCAGACTCAAAGGCAGGCGATCCGCTTGCTCGATTCAAAACGACTGTCCAACTGCTGACTGAGCGTCTTGAGTCACTTCAGCCGCGTCAAGTCGAGGAGAGACACGGTCTGTTGTTGTGTTTCGCAGCTGTCCTCGACAAGTTCCCTGCTCTGCTCCAAACCGACACAGCACATGATAACTCGTCTTTGATTGATGAGATACTCTCGACATTGTCAGACTTATTGGAGAATTTACAATCGACTGCCTATCGAAAACCGGAGCTACTCGCTGAAGCAGCAAGTCGACTTGTCGTCTCATCGTTGCCTATCCTACAAACTGCTGTTCTCGGTGCAAAGCCTCAGTTAGCCCCTCGCCCAGGGCAAGAGCTCGTTCAGCCCGACAACAAGGCTGAATATACGAGTCTAGTACCTGAGCTTGATTCTTGCAACAAAGATCGAAGTGCAACAGTGATACGCCTGGTTTCCGCACTGCGAGCTATTGTTCCTACATGGCTGAATCGTAGCGAGCAAGAGACTATCGAGCCCATTGCTTCCGCGTCACTTGTCCTGCTGCTGTTCTCTTCGCCGACTGAGAGAAAATCGTTAATAAGCGAATGGGCTGGGATTGTTGAACGTCGCCCTACAAGTCGAACAGCTGTGCACGGCAATGGCTACTTTTCAGCACTTACAATCGCGCAGCCTCTGGTAGACTCATCCGAGGATCTAGCCTGCCAGGCTCTCCTGGAGCGATGGGCATGGGATGCCGAAATCGATACTCGGGTGGCTATTTTGCAGAGTCTGACACGCAGTAGTATTTTACACAAGAAGCCTCTGACATTTTTACAGTTGATCGCTGGAGGGTTGAACGATTATACTACAAATGCCCGGGGAGATGTTGGATCACACGTCCGTGTGCAGGCTCTCCGAGCCGTTAGGGTATTATGGGATCAACTGGATGAGGTGGCAGTTGAGAGTGAATGGGCAGAGGCATCTGTGAGGGCGCTCTTCTTCAGTACTCTTCGTCTTTCTGCCGAAAAGCTCGATCGCGTCCGTCCTGAGGCACAGGCTGCATTGGCCTTGATCTTGGAGAAAAG TCACACAAAAACCTTTCTCGAACTCACATTTTCTTCAAAAGCCTACTTCCATAGTCTGCTAAGCCTGCATGGTGGGGCATGTCTCCAGCCATTGCTTCACAAAGTAGCAAAGGAAGATACGGGTCAATGGATGGTAGAACTTATGGCTGGATTCGTCGGATCTGCAGACACAGGCAACGAAGACCTGATCATTGCGAGTCGAGCGGCGCTCTGTGGCTTTTGTGAAGCCAGCAACGAAAACCTAGACCTCGTTTGCCATTCTTTGTTGCAGAACCTGAAAACTCGACAGGGTCAAGATAGAGTTGTCGTACCGACTCTAGAGGTCGTTGCATTCCTGTTTCACGTACAACTCTTCCAAAAGAGTACTGTCGATCTCCGTAGTCTGTGTCTGCAGACCCAGAAGGCGGGATACAAGACGGGCAACGTGCGTAAGCTTGAGGCATGCATCAAAGTCTACGTTGGTGCTGCATCGATGCTTGGTCAAAGAGGTGCCGAGCCAGGAGCCCTTGAAGCTAGAAAGCGCCTAGGAGCTTTGTTGCACCATCCCTGGCCCAAAATTAGGACTATGGTGGTAGATGGAGTCTGGGGTGTACTTGGAGAGCAAAAAGAGGCTGCAGATAAATTAACAGGTGTAGACTGGGGTCAAGCAGGAAAGTCACAGATCAAAACTACAGTTGAGGAGCTAGGGCTGTGTTAG
- a CDS encoding hypothetical protein (TransMembrane:7 (o20-43i55-77o97-120i141-160o183-209i221-239o251-275i)): protein MALYSEPPTLREFKYDKPTLLVCWWATSFCTLIILLRLAGRFIRTERLFTEDRVAALALIPLYARMACVHYILIYGTNNAQFDDVELTDEQIRQKSIGSGLVLASRIFYAATLWILKFAVLEFLHRLTRATWERAWQTSLYIIRIILAATFIAVVISDFVECRPFSHYWQVLPDPGGQCRQGYVQLLTMAVCNVITDLLLVIFPIPIIVTSGMTIKRKIQLVLLFSLSLSVVGVTLYRVPHIIDENGRQQYRSLLASVELLFATAAANSLVLGSFMRDRGIKKQKFRRSSVAESLDPSLNLRRPTLHRHWGSDEDLVRDVGMTVDPELQDQPDNSSENGALQYTPAPLARKLDQDLERWQFPQRQRSNAEHSDDSLIQHDPLSRSKSENSPAPRRVSFFDVGGLLDVPPESSGSLRANSRDSSKEDSAQSYTPPVPSLPASSGGFRRGSTALLQDIGGLFGPANTRSNRSKPKYGGTELQPIPQSRQESRHGSHAHSGTELRDPGGLLN from the exons ATGGCCCTCTATTCTGAACCTCCAACCCTTCGAGAATTCAAGTACGATAAGCCCACTCTGCTCGTCTGTTGGTGGGCAACTTCGTTTTGTACTCTCATTATCCTCCTACGGCTTGCTGGCCGTTTTATTCGTACAGAACGATTATTCACCGAGGACCGTGTGGCTGCGCTTGCCTTGATACCTTTGTATGCTCGCATGGCATGCGTTCATTATATACTCATTTATGGAACCAACAATGCTCAATTTGACGACGTTGAGCTTACTGACGAACAAATACGCCAGAAGTCTATTGGCAGCGGTCTTGTGCTAGCCAGTCGAATTTTCTACGCTGCAAC ATTATGGATACTCAAGTTTGCAGTTCTCGAGTTCCTTCACCGATTGACTCGAGCCACATGGGAACGAGCATGGCAGACGTCTCTGTATATCATTCGCATTATCCTTGCAGCCACCTTCATCGCCGTTGTCATAAGCGATTTTGTCGAATGTCGTCCTTTTAGTCACTATTGGCAAGTTTTGCCAGATCCTGGTGGTCAGTGTCGTCAAGGCTATGTGCAACTTCTTACCATGGCGGTCTGTAACGTCATCACCGACTTGTTGCTCGTCATTTTCCCCATTCCAATCATCGTGACGAGTGGAATGACGATAAAGAGAAAGATACAACTCGTGCTTCTCTTTTCCCTCAGTCTGTCTGTTGTAGGAGTGACACTCTATCGTGTACCGCACATCATCGACGAGAATGGTCGTCAGCAATATCGGTCTCTTCTGGCTTCAGTTGAGTTGCTGTTTGCCACGGCAGCTGCTAACTCATTGGTATTGGGGTCTTTCATGCGAGATCGGGGTATCAAAAAGCAGAAGTTTCGCCGTTCGTCCGTCGCCGAGTCCCTCGATCCTTCTCTCAATCTTCGCCGTCCAACTTTACATCGACATTGGGGGAGTGATGAGGACCTCGTTCGGGATGTTGGCATGACTGTTGATCCGGAACTACAGGACCAGCCCGACAATTCCAGCGAGAATGGTGCTTTGCAATACACTCCTGCCCCTCTTGCCCGGAAGCTAGACCAAGATCTCGAGCGCTGGCAGTTTCCACAAAGACAACGCAGTAACGCAGAGCATAGCGACGATTCTCTAATACAACATGATCCACTCTCTCGGTCGAAGAGCGAGAATAGTCCGGCGCCAAGAAGAGTATCTTTCTTTGACGTGGGTGGGTTGCTCGATGTTCCGCCAGAAAGCTCTGGCAGTTTGCGAGCAAATAGCCGCGACTCATCAAAGGAGGACTCAGCACAGTCCTACACACCTCCTGTGCCTTCGTTGCCGGCCAGTTCGGGTGGGTTTCGTCGAGGTTCGACTGCATTACTCCAGGATATTGGTGGCCTTTTTGGGCCTGCGAACACAAGGTCAAATCGATCGAAGCCCAAATACGGAGGCACTGAGCTTCAACCGATACCACAATCGCGGCAAGAGTCACGACACGGCAGCCATGCGCATTCAGGGACAGAGCTGAGGGATCCTGGTGGGCTCTTGAATTAA